In Conger conger chromosome 12, fConCon1.1, whole genome shotgun sequence, one DNA window encodes the following:
- the pstpip2 gene encoding proline-serine-threonine phosphatase-interacting protein 2, translated as MKELHFKDSFWSHDIISTAGYDSIIQHLNDGKRTCKEIEDFMKARASIEEKYAKDLLSLSKKVCGHNEMNTLKRSLDVFKLQTENVSLSHLQLAQAMREEAKKLEDFREKQKETRKKVEQQMDSLHKQKATQYKKTMESKKTYEQKCRDKEEAEQTMNRSASTSNAKQQEKLFAKAQQAKMAADEADRMYNQNVSVLGKIREDWLKEHVKACEVLEKQEVERISTVRNIVWTHLNQLSQQCVTSDELYEDVRKSLEQCDIQEDIEHFINLRRTGDKPPAPILYENFYSNQRAPVAPGRQGPPAPVGGRRGPLPTPRNAESDVVYSTIQDPGYSVIRF; from the exons ATGAAGGAACTCCACTTTAAGGACAGTTTTTGG AGTCATGACATCATCAGTACTGCAGGGTATGACAGCATTATTCAGCATCTAAATGATGGAAAGAGGACATGCAAGGAGATTGAGGATTTTATGAAAGCCAG GGCCTCGATAGAAGAGAAATATGCCAAGGATTTACTAAGTTTGTCTAAGAAGGTCTGTGGCCATAATGAAATGAA cacactgaaACGATCGCTGGATGTTTTCAAACTCC AAACGGAAAACGTGAGCTTATCACATCTCCAGCTAGCCCAAGCAATGCGCGAAGAGGCCAAAAAACTTGAGGACTTCAGGGAGAAGCAGAAGGAAACAAGAAAAAAG GTTGAACAACAAATGGATTCTTTACACAAGCAGAAGGCAACACAATACAAGAAAACCATGGAG TCAAAGAAGACCTATGAGCAGAAGTGCCGCGATAAAGAGGAAGCTGAGCAGACAATGAACCGGAGTGCCAGCACCAGCAATGCCAAACAGCAAGAGAAG CTATTTGCCAAAGCACAGCAagcaaaaatggctgctgatgagGCAG ACAGAATGTACAACCAGAATGTCTCTGTACTGGGAAAGATCCGTGAGGACTGGCTGAAAGAACATGTTAAAGCATGTGAG GTCTtagagaagcaggaagtggaAAGGATTAGTACTGTGCGGAACATTGTTTGGACTCACCTAAACCAGCTCTCTCAGCAGTGTGTCACCAGCGATGAG CTTTACGAAGACGTGAGGAAGTCGCTGGAGCAGTGTGACATACAGGAGGATATTGAGCACTTCATCAACCTCCGGAGGACAGGGGACAAGCCACCAG CCCCGATCCTGTATGAGAACTTCTACAGCAATCAGAGGGCCCCGGTGGCCCCTGGGCGACAGGGGCCCCCAGCTCCTGTGGGTGGCAG GAGAGGTCCACTGCCGACACCAAGGAATGCAGAAA GTGATGTGGTCTATTCAACTATCCAAGATCCTGGTTACAGTGTAATACGATTCTAG
- the ark2n gene encoding uncharacterized protein C18orf25 homolog isoform X2, translating to MKMADTEKPEEFVDSETPPEHPEGSVAASAGDAGQDQLKTETTSPSEKDVDSPLQTEPSLLSMPCLLMELRRDSPESQQASTESEKQPSSGRAYESDSSNPCMLSPSSSGHLADSDTLSSGEDASAARPGADGAVREGDPSVAARGAAPTGGRKSRRMRSESEMSSAMAAKKNRCQPSGAEKQPNGRLAKVKGHQSQKHKERMRLLRQKREAAARKKYNLLQDSSTSDSDLTCDSSTSSSDDDDEVSGSSKTITTNLPAGFGRAEGSSGVSSQIQGLLDSGAAWDRNSIGNVLEEAMTRFAVMQRQTEERFRVWMEKLTRLDSDEDSSKNSSDPREPRRHSGRHRGPRPSPPSSFLPSSESQETLASYGITRQNVAVVPLPLNNNPPQMISQNGNPSAEDPNLLNV from the exons ATGAAGATGGCGGACACGGAGAAGCCTGAGGAATTTGTGGACTCAGAGACCCCACCAGAACACCCGGAAGGATCCGTGGCGGCTAGCGCGGGTGATGCCGGACAGGACCAGCTTAAGACGGAGACGACCTCCCCGTCTGAGAAGGACGTTGACAGCCCCCTGCAGACGGAGCCCAGCCTGCTGTCCATGCCCTGCCTGCTGATGGAGCTGCGGAGGGACTCCCCGGAGTCCCAGCAGGCCTCCACAGAGAGCGAGAAGCAGCCTTCCTCCGGGCGTGCCTACGAGAGTGACTCGTCCAACCCCTGCATGCTGTCCCCGTCCTCCAGCGGCCACCTGGCCGACTCGGACACGCTGTCCTCCGGGGAGGACGCCTCCGCGGCGCGGCCCGGGGCCGACGGCGCGGTCAGGGAGGGGGACCCCAGCGTGGCGGCCAGGGGCGCGGCGCCCACGGGTGGCAGGAAGTCCCGGAGGATGCGGTCCGAGAGCGAAATGTCCAGCGCCATGGCGGCGAAGAAGAACCGGTGCCAGCCGAGCGGCGCGGAGAAGCAGCCCAACGGCCGTCTGGCCAAGGTGAAGGGTCACCAGAGCCAGAAGCACAAGGAGCGCATGAGGCTCCTGCGGCAGAAGAGGGAAGCGGCAGCCCGGAAGAAATACaacctgctgcaggacagcagtACGAGCGACAGCGACCTGACCTGCGACTCCAGCACCAGCTCCTCAGACGATGACGACGAGGTGTCGGGGAGCAGTAAGACAATCACCACTAACCTCCCAG CTGGCTTTGGCCGTGCCGAGGGATCTTCAGGAGTGAGCAGTCAAATTCAGGGCCTGCTGGACAGCGGAGCGGCCTGGGACCGGAACAGCAttgggaatgttctggaagagGCCATGACGCGCTTTGCCGTGATGCAACGGCAGACGGAGGAGCGCTTCCGCGTGTGGATGGAGAAGCTCACGCGACTGGACTCGGACGAAGACTCCTCAAAGAACTCCAGCGACCCCCGGGAGCCCAGAAGGCACTCGGGACGCCACAGGGGCCCACGCCCTTCCCCGCCCAGCTCCTTCCTGCCGTCCTCCGAGTCGCAGGAAACACTGGCGTCGTACGGGATAACCAGGCAGAATGTCGCTGTGGTGCCGCTCCCCCTCAACAATAACCCGCCCCAAATGATTTCCCAAAATGGAAACCCTTCCGCCGAAGACCCTAATCTTTTAAACGTTTAA
- the haus1 gene encoding HAUS augmin-like complex subunit 1: MCEKITKVSQWLATIFGDQTPPEYEVNTRTADILYQLAESSEARCNEVSLLIEDQKQKAIEYQSDGCHLQEVILQGVGLSSASLVKPASDHLNALEASAMVLKIRDTSLASFVPAINDLTDELLEAEKRDRLMERELTVLRKKLGSSLVLRRTLQEDLKKTLKCQEVENAQAEERLLNMDFIKAKSKDLSFRINMAEEQLASRKMDNSLTHQAILEVSEKIAKLKQEILPLKKKLESYKDLTPSPSLALVKIEEAKRELVSIDAELEMKVDFLNTTIPKQHGRSLK, from the exons atgtgtgaaaaaataacGAAG GTTAGCCAGTGGCTCGCCACGATCTTCGGAGACCAAACTCCTCCAGAATATGAAGTCAACACTCGAACTGCAGATATATTGTATCAACTGGCAGAGAGCAGCGAGGCCAGATGCAACGAGGTATCTCTGCTTATCGAAGatcaaaaacagaaagccaTTGAGTATCAGTCAGATG GTTGCCATCTCCAAGAAGTTATTTTACAAGGAGTTGGCCTGTCCTCTGCGAGTTTGGTAAAACCAGCCTCGGATCACTTGAATGCCCTTGAAGCCAGTGCCATGGTACTGAAAATTAGAGACACATCATTGGCAAG TTTTGTGCCTGCGATAAATGACCTAACTGATGAGCTCCTGGAAGCTGAGAAAAGGGACAGACTAATGGAGAGGGAGCTCACCGTCCTCAGGAAGAAATTGGGCTCCAGTTTAGTACTACGGAGGACCTTACAAGA AGACCTCAAAAAAACTTTGAAATGCCAAGAGGTGGAGAATGCTCAGGCTGAAGAAAGACTGCTCAATATGGACTTCATCAAAGCAAAATCCAAGGACCTGTCATTCAGAATAAATATGGCAGAG GAGCAGCTAGCCTCCCGGAAAATGGATAACTCCCTAACCCACCAAGCGATACTAGAAGTCTCGGAg AAAATAGCCAAGTTGAAACAAGAGATCTTACCACTAAAAAAGAAATTGGAATCATACAAAGACCTGACCCCG AGTCCATCTCTCGCCCTTGTGAAAATTGAAGAAGCCAAGAGAGAACTG GTTTCAATTGATGCTGAGCTTGAAATGAAAGTGGACTTTCTGAATACAACTATACCCAAACAGCATGGACGATCtctaaaatga
- the mcidas gene encoding multicilin, which translates to MWFDLSVLQQPSLDLVELEWSCPELSGLVSPESHNLHVPHAFQSPTPLQSPSGSFSSVDCYWRDKADLNQRALGDALKTNDQLSVSLNKKQEEILALQERNNQLKELASQAKHLASILDLLTQSTNRDCPTTDATNQRTGVKRQRQDNLQTPSVDPRDQVNDRNIDLDRGPKQPKLHQDVEPVNQCQIERINMYGAFSRLQVNTSCCPVSASSSCSEEGMCFRTSIRDHCTIRTLVFPQGRTFTSKVPSGGYRFRWVPC; encoded by the exons ATGTGGTTTG atttatCAGTATTACAACAGCCTTCTCTGGATCTGGTTGAACTGGAATGGTCCTGTCCTGAGCTTTCCGGTTTGGTGTCTCCTGAGAGCCACAACCTGCATGTTCCCCATGCCTTTCAGTCCCCCACTCCACTCCAGTCACCCTCTGGATCCTTTTCTTCTGTGGACTGCTACTGGAGAGATAAGGCAGACCTCAACCAGAGGGCTCTGGGAGATGCACTGAAGACCAATGACCAG CTCAGTGTGAGTCTAAACAAGAAACAGGAAGAGATCCTCGCATTACAGGAAAGAAATAACCAGCTGAAGGAGCTTGCCAGCCAAGCCAAACATTTGGCCTCCATACTTGAT CTTCTGACACAATCAACAAATAGAGACTGCCCCACAACAGATGCTACCAATCAGAGGACTGGAGTCAAAAGGCAGAGGCAGGACAATCTGCAAACACCCAGTGTGGACCCAAGAGACCAAGTAAATGACAGAAATATAGACTTGGACAGGGGCCCAAAACAGCCTAAATTGCACCAAGATGTGGAACCGGTGAACCAGTGCCAGATAGAAAGGATAAACATGTATGGAGCTTTCAGTAGACTGCAGGTGAACACCTCCTGCTGCCCTGTTTCTGCCAGCAGCAGCTGCTCAGAGGAAGGAATGTGCTTCAGGACCTCCATTAGAGACCACTGCACCATCAGGACGCTGGTGTTTCCACAGGGAAGGACTTTCACCTCAAAGGTGCCTAGTGGGGGCTACAGGTTTCGTTGGGTGCCATGCTAG
- the LOC133141900 gene encoding ATP synthase subunit alpha, mitochondrial codes for MLTVRVAAALARTLPRRAGFVSKNVAAACVGARNLHINRPWLQKTGTAEVSSILEEKIMGADTTADLEETGRVLSIGDGIARVYGLRNVQAEEMVEFSSGLKGMSLNLEPDNVGVVVFGNDKLIKEGDIVKRTGAIVDVPVGEELLGRVVDALGNAIDGKGPLGSSTRRRVGLKAPGIIPRISVREPMQTGIKAVDSLVPIGRGQRELIIGDRQTGKTAIAIDTIINQKRFNEGTDEKKKLYCIYVAIGQKRSTVAQLVKRLTDADAMKYTIVVSATASDAAPLQYLAPYSGCSMGEYFRDNGKHALIIYDDLSKQAVAYRQMSLLLRRPPGREAYPGDVFYLHSRLLERAAKMNDNFGGGSLTALPVIETQAGDVSAYIPTNVISITDGQIFLETELFYKGIRPAINVGLSVSRVGSAAQTRAMKQVAGTMKLELAQYREVAAFAQFGSDLDAATQQLLNRGVRLTELLKQGQYCPMAIEEQVTVIYAGVRGHLDKLEPSKITKFEKAFLQHVLSQQQDLLATIRADGMISEAADAKLKEIVLNFLSSFEA; via the exons ATGCTGACCGTTCGCGTTGCAGCGGCACTTGCTCGCACTCTGCCTAGGCGGGCTGGATTT GTATCCAAAAATGTTGCTGCTGCCTGTGTAGGTGCCCGGAACCTCCACATCAACAGACCATGGCTGCAGAAAACAG GCACTGCAGAGGTGTCGTCTATCCTGGAGGAGAAGATTATGGGGGCTGACACTACAGCTGACCTGGAAGAGACCGGCCGGGTGCTGTCAATCGGTGATGGTATTGCTAGAGTGTACGGGCTGAGGAACGTGCAGGCTGAGGAGATGGTGGAGTTTTCCTCTGGCCTGAAG GGTATGTCTCTGAACTTGGAGCCTGACAACGTTGGTGTTGTGGTGTTCGGTAATGACAAGCTGATCAAGGAGGGTGACATTGTGAAGAGAACGGGCGCCATCGTAGATGTTCCTGTCGGTGAAGAGCTGTTGGGCCGCGTTGTGGATGCTTTGGGAAATGCCATTGATGGGAAA GGTCCCCTGGGGTCCAGTACCCGTAGGAGGGTGGGCCTAAAGGCCCCTGGTATTATTCCCAGGATCTCTGTGCGTGAGCCCATGCAGACTGGTATCAAGGCTGTGGACAGTCTGGTGCCCATTGGGCGTGGCCAGCGTGAGCTGATCATTGGTGACAGGCAGACTGG CAAAACCGCCATTGCCATTGACACAATCATCAACCAGAAGAGGTTCAATGAGGGAACGGATGAGAAGAAGAAGCTGTACTGCATCTATGTTGCCATCGGGCAGAAGAGGTCCACCGTGGCCCAGCTGGTCAAGAGGCTCACCGATGCGGACGCCATGAAGTACACCATCGTGGTGTCTGCCACGGCCTCCGACGCCGCTCCCCTGCAGTACCTGGCCCCCTACTCCGGCTGCTCCATGGGAGAGTACTTCAGGGACAACGGCAAGCACGCCCTCATCATCTACGATGACTTGTCCAAGCAG GCCGTCGCCTACCGTCAGATGTCCCTGCTGCTTCGCCGTCCCCCCGGTCGCGAGGCCTACCCTGGTGATGTGTTCTACCTCCACTCCCGTCTGCTGGAGAGAGCGGCCAAGATGAATGACAACTTTGGCGGAGGCTCCCTGACTGCCCTGCCTGTCATCGAGACCCAGGCTGGCGATGTGTCTGCCTACATTCCAACCAACGTCATCTCCATCACTGACGGCCAG ATCTTCTTGGAAACTGAGCTGTTTTACAAGGGTATCCGCCCCGCCATCAacgtgggcctgtctgtgtcaCGTGTAGGATCCGCTGCCCAGACCAGGGCCATGAAGCAG gtggcTGGTACCATGAAGCTGGAGCTGGCTCAGTACCGTGAGGTCGCTGCCTTCGCCCAGTTTGGGTCTGACTTGGACGCTGCCACCCAGCAGCTGCTGAACCGTGGCGTGCGTCTGACGGAGCTGCTGAAGCAGGGACAGTACT GTCCCATGGCCATTGAGGAACAGGTGACGGTCATCTACGCTGGTGTTCGAGGCCATCTGGACAAATTGGAACCCAGCAAGATCACAAAGTTTGAGAAGGCTTTCCTGCAGCATGTCCTCAGCCAGCAACAGGACCTGCTGGCCACAATCAG GGCTGACGGCATGATCTCAGAGGCTGCAGATGCCAAGCTGAAGGAGATCGTCTTGAATTTCCTGTCTAGCTTTGAAGCATAA